In Porites lutea chromosome 9, jaPorLute2.1, whole genome shotgun sequence, a single window of DNA contains:
- the LOC140948616 gene encoding vesicular inhibitory amino acid transporter-like produces the protein MVETKQNHEAKIKGDSEETEIPRIQENDKSLDKHSASYEDKLASTFATFWNICNTIQGLPILVIPYAVRNGGYLAILTLLLVAVASNYTGKTIVRCLYEKDSESGKQKRVRNSYADVGNAFLPKVGGHLVLGTQFLELLFVASVYPLLVGRLLAKSFPHIALPCWLWTLIGGVIFVPNIFLKNLSQVAWTSILTVLSAKLIFITVFAYSLSKIHKWEISFLDHFDASTYPSALGILVASYLSQPFVPLIEGSMRHKEKFDSLMNFSYGIMTLLNVIIGVVAYISFHPNTAEVITNNLPEGSFRRAVNVMAAVLSFTSYTLPMFTIFEIVENSNLPCLPMDFGKSVLSPSVIVFRLWMVTVSVLFAATFPAYTYLLAFVGSIAGISLEFIFPPLFHLKIYSSEMSWCNILVDTFVFIVGITVSLTGAFFSGRSMIHTYSQPIVNRCA, from the coding sequence ATGGTGGAAACAAAACAGAACCACGAAGCGAAGATCAAAGGCGATAGCGAAGAAACAGAAATACCAAGAATCCAGGAAAATGATAAATCATTGGACAAGCACTCGGCTTCATATGAAGATAAACTTGCTTCAACATTTGCAACCTTTTGGAATATATGCAACACCATTCAGGGGTTACCGATATTGGTGATCCCTTATGCTGTTAGAAATGGGGGCTATTTAGCAATATTAACATTATTACTTGTTGCTGTTGCGTCAAATTACACTGGAAAAACTATTGTTCGCTGTCTTTACGAAAAGGATTCCGAGAGTGGCAAACAAAAAAGGGTCCGCAATTCGTACGCAGATGTTGGGAACGCCTTTCTTCCAAAAGTTGGAGGTCATCTTGTCCTCGGTACACAGTTTCTAGAGTTACTATTCGTTGCCTCTGTCTATCCCTTATTAGTTGGTAGATTACTAGCAAAGTCTTTTCCACACATTGCCCTTCCCTGTTGGCTTTGGACGCTAATAGGTGGAGTTATTTTTGTGCcaaacatttttcttaaaaatctcTCTCAAGTGGCCTGGACAAGTATTTTAACGGTACTGTCAGCGAAACTCATTTTTATCACAGTTTTCGCTTACAGCTTATCAAAGATTCACAAATGGGAGATTAGTTTCTTGGATCATTTTGACGCCAGCACATACCCATCTGCTTTAGGAATACTGGTAGCAAGCTACTTATCACAACCATTTGTACCTCTCATCGAAGGGAGCATGCGTCATAAAGAGAAATTCGATTCGCTTATGAATTTTTCATACGGGATAATGACCCTTCTCAATGTAATAATTGGCGTGGTCGCTTATATCTCATTTCACCCCAACACAGCCGAAGTTATCACCAATAATCTGCCAGAAGGTTCATTTCGGCGTGCTGTAAACGTTATGGCGGCCGTGTTATCCTTCACATCATACACGCTGCCAATGTTCACAATTTTTGAAATCGTGGAAAACTCTAACCTCCCTTGCCTACCGATGGATTTTGGTAAATCTGTGTTAAGTCCATCCGTTATTGTTTTTCGCTTGTGGATGGTAACTGTCAGTGTTTTATTTGCGGCTACTTTTCCCGCCTACACTTATCTGCTAGCTTTTGTCGGTAGCATCGCAGGAATTAGTTTGGAGTTTATTTTTCCTCCTCTTTTCCACCTTAAGATTTACTCGTCAGAAATGTCATGGTGTAATATTTTGGTTGATACTTTTGTATTTATAGTAGGCATAACTGTGTCACTGACTGgagctttcttttccggccgGTCAATGATCCACACCTACAGTCAACCAATAGTTAATCGTTGTGCATAG
- the LOC140949268 gene encoding vesicular inhibitory amino acid transporter-like — MNRAGYKELQQEDQLDGLDKQTTVRHGKYQEENLASSCETFWNICNTIQGLPILVIPYAFKDGGYLALSTLLLVAVASNYTGKTIVNCLYEVDHESGKRKRVRNSYADVGNAFFPNIGGYLVLGTQFLELLFVAAVYPLLVGQLLAKSFPHIAIPCWLWTLIGGIAFVPNIFLKNLSQVAWTSVLTVLSAKVIFTTVLIYSLSHFQKWEISSLDQFDASTYPSALGILVASYLSQPFVPLIEESMRYKKRFNSLMNLSYGTMTLLNVIIGLVAYLSFESNTHEVVTNNLPEGSFRLSVNVMAAVLSFTSYTLPMFTIFEIVENSNLPCLPMDFGKSVLSPSVIVFRLWMVTVSVLFAATFPAYTYLLAFVGSIAGISLEFIFPPLFHLKIYSSEMSWYSFLLDAVILLVGSAVLVTGSIFSLRSIIQAYSNPISGNCA, encoded by the coding sequence ATGAATAGAGCAGGATACAAAGAACTTCAGCAAGAAGACCAACTAGACGGCTTGGATAAACAGACCACCGTGAGACACGGAAAATATCAAGAAGAAAACCTCGCCTCATCATGCGAAACCTTCTGGAATATATGCAATACAATTCAAGGGTTACCAATTTTGGTTATCCCTTATGCTTTCAAAGATGGTGGCTATTTAGCGCTTTCAACTCTATTACTAGTTGCTGTTGCTTCAAACTACACTGGAAAAACTATTGTTAACTGTCTGTACGAAGTAGACCACGAGAGTGGCAAAAGAAAACGGGTCCGCAATTCGTACGCAGATGTTGGAAACGCTTTCTTTCCGAATATTGGTGGTTATCTTGTCCTTGGTACACAGTTCTTGGAGCTTCTTTTTGTCGCCGCTGTTTATCCGTTGTTGGTTGGACAGTTACTAGCCAAGTCTTTTCCACACATCGCCATTCCCTGTTGGCTTTGGACACTGATCGGTGGCATTGCGTTTGTGccaaatatttttcttaaaaatcttTCTCAGGTGGCCTGGACAAGTGTACTAACAGTGCTGTCAGCCAAAGTCATTTTCACTACAGTTCTCATATACAGTTTGTCGCATTTTCAGAAATGGGAGATTAGTTCCTTAGATCAGTTTGACGCCAGCACATATCCATCTGCTTTAGGAATACTGGTAGCAAGCTATTTATCACAACCATTTGTACCTCTCATCGAAGAAAGCATGCGTTACAAGAAAAGATTCAACTCACTGATGAATTTATCTTATGGCACAATGACATTACTAAATGTCATCATTGGGCTGGTCGCTTATCTCTCGTTTGAATCTAATACTCACGAAGTTGTCACTAATAATCTGCCAGAAGGTTCATTCCGTCTTTCCGTCAACGTTATGGCGGCCGTGTTATCCTTCACATCATACACGCTGCCAATGTTCACAATTTTTGAAATCGTGGAAAACTCTAACCTCCCTTGCCTACCGATGGATTTTGGTAAATCTGTGTTAAGTCCATCCGTTATTGTTTTTCGCTTGTGGATGGTAACGGTCAGTGTTTTATTTGCGGCTACTTTTCCCGCCTACACTTACCTGCTGGCTTTTGTCGGCAGCATTGCGGGAATTAGTTTGGAGTTTATTTTTCCTCCTCTTTTCCACCTTAAGATTTACTCGTCAGAAATGTCCTGGTACAGTTTTTTACTGGATGCTGTGATCCTACTTGTTGGGAGTGCTGTGTTGGTCACCGGATCTATATTTTCGCTGCGTTCAATAATTCAAGCCTACAGCAATCCTATCAGTGGTAATTGCGCCTGA
- the LOC140949269 gene encoding vesicular inhibitory amino acid transporter-like: MPLREGYHKLDESLVLESNERSKSLDETIEDLKKISTMDSFWNACNSVQGISILSMPLVTLFGGYWFIIGIIAVAVISNHTSKILIECLYEEFPGKGRIRVRNTFADIGDAFWPKYGRHMVDVTKFLELIFMATIYPIACGEAVYYTFPFLPIGKQIWILIFGLAMLPNVFLNSVKLLSKISMVTISFAFATFAIVVAYCLGQSASWKSQDLLVFDPLRFPLSLGVVLAGYSSQIYLTVLEGNMRHPEKFNSVINFAYLAMTVLKIAVGIFGYLTFTDSVSDMVSNNLPQGAYRTIVNIVVTVLSFMGYSLPMFAVFDMTERSVPRCLTARFLNHDGSRPGMACVVLLRLTLTAITILMAILVPHFTLFAAFIGSGTGTAIAVIFPCIFYLKIFYWQLKWYQVIPNVFIMCFGVLMSACGMISTGRELFITLKQDSDY, from the coding sequence ATGCCTTTAAGAGAAGGATACCACAAACTTGACGAGAGTCTAGTCTTGGAAAGCAATGAACGCAGTAAGAGCCTCGATGAGACCATAGAAGacctgaaaaaaatttcaactatGGATTCTTTCTGGAACGCGTGTAACTCGGTCCAAGGTATCAGCATCTTATCCATGCCTTTGGTAACGCTCTTTGGAGGGTATTGGTTCATAATTGGTATCATAGCTGTGGCTGTCATCTCTAACCATACCTCGAAGATATTGATAGAATGCCTGTACGAAGAATTTCCTGGTAAAGGCCGTATACGTGTGCGTAATACGTTTGCAGACATCGGAGACGCGTTCTGGCCCAAATACGGAAGGCACATGGTTGATGTAACGAAGTTCCTTGAACTTATATTTATGGCAACAATTTATCCTATAGCCTGTGGAGAGGCCGTTTACTACACTTTTCCATTTCTTCCAATCGGAAAACAAATTTGGATCCTTATTTTTGGCCTGGCTATGTTACCAAACGTTTTTCTCAACTCAGTGAAGTTGCTTTCCAAGATAAGTATGGTGACCATCTCTTTTGCCTTCGCAACATTCGCCATAGTAGTCGCGTACTGTCTGGGTCAAAGCGCTTCGTGGAAATCCCAAGATTTGCTGGTTTTCGATCCGCTACGGTTCCCACTGTCTCTTGGTGTAGTACTGGCTGGTTACTCGTCTCAAATCTACCTCACGGTTCTCGAGGGCAACATGCGGCACCCAGAAAAGTTCAACAGTGTCATAAACTTCGCTTATCTTGCCATGACCGTCCTCAAAATTGCCGTGGGAATATTTGGTTACTTAACTTTCACAGACAGCGTCAGTGACATGGTATCTAACAACCTCCCCCAAGGTGCTTACCGTACCATCGTGAACATTGTTGTAACAGTGCTGTCCTTCATGGGATACTCCCTTCCCATGTTTGCGGTATTCGACATGACGGAGAGATCAGTGCCACGGTGCTTGACGGCAAGGTTTCTGAATCATGACGGTAGCCGACCTGGCATGGCATGCGTGGTTCTATTACGGTTGACGCTGACCGCCATTACTATTCTCATGGCTATACTCGTTCCACACTTCACGTTGTTCGCAGCATTTATCGGCAGCGGTACGGGCACTGCCATTGCAGTTATCTTCCCTTGCATTTTCTACTTGAAAATTTTCTACTGGCAGCTCAAGTGGTACCAAGTTATTCCAAATGTTTTTATCATGTGTTTTGGAGTACTGATGTCAGCTTGTGGGATGATTTCAACTGGACGAGAGCTCTTTATAACCCTTAAACAGGACTCAGACTACTGA